AATCGACCTTCTTTGATTAGAGTTTGGTGCTTTTCTAACATGTCCTCGATACTCTGTTTGTGAGTCACAACATACTTGTTGTTGCAGCCTCTGGATTTGTATTCAGTATCAAACCTGGTGTCGTGCACACGATGGACATCCACCGGTGCCAACCAGGCTCCTAAAGAGACATCTTCACTTTGCCAAGTCTTGAGGTAATCTTTAGCAATTCGGATATAATGTACAAGGTCAGCAGACAAAATGTAACCACCACCTAGTGCATAGGGCAAATAATAATCACAGAGGAGCCAAGTACTCTCCTTCCACTTGCCAGCAGACTTCACACGACCCCGTCCTGAGAAGAAACCCCAATACAGCTTTTTGGGCTCTTTGGATCGAAGTTCTTCTTTAAGAACATCAACTCGAGCAAAAGTGTCATCATCAGCCTTTAGAACAAAACTGAAATCCACATGCTGATCTAACCAGGAGTACATCTGAATCAGCTTGATGGTCAAATTTTCATAAGAATCCTTCAGGTCTGGGAGAAATAGGAGGTCGTGATGTCTAGCGTTCTCCAAGTTAAGGTTCTGAACATCCTCTGCAGCAAGACCATTCGTTCCCACAACAAATCGGCAAAGAATCTCAGGGTCCCGACTGGACAGCCATGTACTTCGGATGATGCTGCGTCTCTCTGTATATTTAGGCCCTGTGGTGATCAGCACCACTAGAAAGGCAGACAGCTCCTTCAACTGTTCTACCTGCTGCaagccattttcttttttctcagcaTGGTGTGGGAACTCTGGACCAGGGAGTTTCAGGGTTTCAGAGGTACATTTAGCTAAATATAAAACAACCACAGCAAAAAGTGAGAGGCTGGCAATCCAAAAAGTAGTTTTGTGTCGACACACAAGTCGTATGAAATTCATTCTGCAGAGTTGGATCATATACTTTcactgaaagagaaaaaga
This portion of the Polypterus senegalus isolate Bchr_013 chromosome 6, ASM1683550v1, whole genome shotgun sequence genome encodes:
- the b3galt6 gene encoding beta-1,3-galactosyltransferase 6 produces the protein MIQLCRMNFIRLVCRHKTTFWIASLSLFAVVVLYLAKCTSETLKLPGPEFPHHAEKKENGLQQVEQLKELSAFLVVLITTGPKYTERRSIIRSTWLSSRDPEILCRFVVGTNGLAAEDVQNLNLENARHHDLLFLPDLKDSYENLTIKLIQMYSWLDQHVDFSFVLKADDDTFARVDVLKEELRSKEPKKLYWGFFSGRGRVKSAGKWKESTWLLCDYYLPYALGGGYILSADLVHYIRIAKDYLKTWQSEDVSLGAWLAPVDVHRVHDTRFDTEYKSRGCNNKYVVTHKQSIEDMLEKHQTLIKEGRLCKEEIKLRLSYVYDWNVPPSQCCQRKDGIP